The sequence TGGCACTTGGTGTTGCCGGTGACTGCCTTGGTCATTGGCGGCTTTGCGACCTTGACGATCCTCACCAAGAACAGCTTTCTCAACGAGATCTCGAGGCTGTACGTGGTGACCGCGCGCGCCAAAGGGCTGAATCAAAGGCAGGTGTTGTACGGCCATGTGTTTCGCAATGCGATGCTGCTGGTCGTTGCCGGTTTGCCGCAAGCATTGGTGACGGTGTTCTTCGGCGGCTCGCTGCTGATTGAAGTGATCTTTTCCCTCGATGGCCTCGGGCGCCTCAGTTACGAAGCGGCAGTGGCGCGCGACTATCCGGTAGTGTTCGGCTCGCTGTTTATCTTCACCCTGTTTGGCCTGCTGATAAAACTGCTCGGCGACCTTTGCTACACGCTGGTCGACCCGCGCATCGACTTCACCGCGAGGGCTGCCTGATGCTGACATTGTCTCCAATCGGCCAGCGCCGCTGGGCTCGGTTCAAGGCGCATCGGCGCGGCTGGTGGTCGTTGTGGCTGTTTCTTGCGCTGTTCGGCCTGAGCCTCGGCGGTGAGCTGGTGGCCAATGACAAACCGCTGCTGGTGACGTATCAGGGCGATTGGTATTTCCCGGCGTTCAAGCGCTACACCGAGCAGGACTTCGGCGGCGAGCTGCCGTTTCAGCCGGACTATCGCAGCGCGCAGGTGCGGCAATTGATCGAGGGGCAGGGCGGGCGGCTGTGGTTTGCGCCGATTCCGTTCGCGTTCGACACGGTCAATTACGACCTCACGGAGCCGGCGCCGAGTCCGCCCAGTGGCGACAACTGGCTGGGCACCGATGATCAGGCGCGCGACGTGCTGGCGCGGGTGATTTTCGGCACACGTGTATCGCTGCTGTTTGCCTTGGCGCTGACGGCGGCGAGTGCAGTGATTGGCATCGCTGCCGGCGCGTTGCAGGGTTACTACGGCGGTTGGGTCGACCTGATCGGTCAGCGCTTGCTGGAGGTCTGGTCGGGGCTGCCGTTGTTGTACCTGCTGATCATTCTGTCCGGGTTTGTCGAGCCGAATTTCTGGTGGTTGCTGGGGATCATGGCGCTGTTTTCCTGGCTGAGTCTGGTCGATGTGGTGCGGGCCGAGTTCCTGCGCAGCCGTGGCCTGGAATATGTGAAAGCGGCGCGGGCTCTGGGTGTCGGCGATGCGCAGGTAATCGTTCGACACATTCTGCCCAATGCCATGAGCGCCACGCTGACCTATCTGCCGTTCATTCTCACCGGGGCGATTGCGACTTTGTCGGCGCTGGATTTTCTCGGTTTCGGCATGCCGGCCGGCAGTGCTTCGCTGGGCGAGTTGATCGGTCAGGGCAAGAGCAATCTGCAAGCGCCATGGCTGGGTTTGACCGCGTTCTTTGCCTTGGCACTGATTCTTTCGCTACTGGTATTTATCGG comes from Pseudomonas sp. RU47 and encodes:
- a CDS encoding ABC transporter permease encodes the protein MLTLSPIGQRRWARFKAHRRGWWSLWLFLALFGLSLGGELVANDKPLLVTYQGDWYFPAFKRYTEQDFGGELPFQPDYRSAQVRQLIEGQGGRLWFAPIPFAFDTVNYDLTEPAPSPPSGDNWLGTDDQARDVLARVIFGTRVSLLFALALTAASAVIGIAAGALQGYYGGWVDLIGQRLLEVWSGLPLLYLLIILSGFVEPNFWWLLGIMALFSWLSLVDVVRAEFLRSRGLEYVKAARALGVGDAQVIVRHILPNAMSATLTYLPFILTGAIATLSALDFLGFGMPAGSASLGELIGQGKSNLQAPWLGLTAFFALALILSLLVFIGEACRDAFDPRT